The following nucleotide sequence is from Coffea eugenioides isolate CCC68of chromosome 3, Ceug_1.0, whole genome shotgun sequence.
ATGGTCCCAAAGCGATTAGTTAATTTAATGGGTTAGAGGCAGCAGAAGTCGTGGTTTGCCAAACTCATCGAACTTGTGAAACACCTTTTTCTACCTAGGGGCCGACACTTGCGTAAAGAATGACGCCCCTAATCACAAGAAATTATGGTGGGCGCTGGAAGAGCAGCTGGGCTTCACTTAAAGAACAGCATCAATTCACCATCTagtgtgtgaaaaaaaaaaaaagaggaaggaaTCTGCTGCATGGGACACAGGGAACCAAATAAATTCTCTTCACTTTGGGGATACCATAATACATACAGTTGTATTCTTGGCTTCGGCCTTATCAAAACATATATTTGAGGTCCATGCACCGAATTCCAGAGTTCTATCATCTTGTGCACTTGCTCCTATGCATATACTTCAAGATCACCAGCACTGGCGGTACGATTCTTCCATTATAATACTACTATTTCTCTGGGCTGATTTAACCGAAAGCGTCTTTTAGGAGAGGATTACAAATGTCTCTAAAAGTGGATattcttgctcaaagaaaattcaaaaaaaaaaaaaaaagaagaagaagaagaaaagaaaacggcCATAACAGGACGCAGCAGATAGCGGATGGAGTACATCTTTTCGCAGCATGGAAATGTAGAAATTACAAGGGATGCTAGCTGTTTCTGCATTGCCAATGGGAAAGACTTGGGAAATGACAacaaattcttttgtttttttttattttctgacTAAAAGTTTTTAAACGCATTGTTTGGTAATTACAGGAGAAAGGATGGAGATGTGATTATCATGCACAGCGAGGAAGAACTAATGATGTTTTAATGGTGTGGAAGTTGAATCTAATAATTCGTTACACTTTCCTCTAACAATGCATTACATGCCTAATCATCAAAAGAGGAGGAATGCCTTAATGCTGCTATTCCTTCAAGTTACAAAGCGTTAAGAAAAGGAGCGACTCCTCTCATACCTCTGCTGCCTACTGGAATTTAAACTCTAGAGATGTAGTTAGTCATGCATTACTCGTAGCCAACTCACCTGAAGCAATTTAGTTAGGTTTTCATATAGAGTAAAAGTAAGatagaaaaaattgaattgGAAATGTTCACTAAAATTGTGAGAGATAGAGTAATTCAAACGCACGAGAAGCCAATTCTTGATACTAATGAAATAGCAGAATCATTATATTACATGATGTACAGGAACATCAATGGCAAACAACCTTGTACGCATTACATAAGCATTAATGTGCTAGCACCAAGCTCATGCAGTGGCAACTTCCCAGCACACACTAGTATGATACATAGACTCATGACTGGTTAAAAGCAACCTAAAGCCAAGTGACTGCAAACACAAAAAAAACCACAATTTTGCAAGAAAAAAAGAACATCAGACAGAAGCAATCAAGGGACATGACGTGGACCTAAAGGCTAAAGTTCAACTTCAACCTAGTGATTACCGCCTTATTGCATGTCCCTAACTTCAAACTCATCACGATTCTTGACGACAATATCATACATATGCATGGACTTGAACTTTCTAAAGTCCTTGGGAAGAGAGATGAGGTCAATAGTTGATCTCTTATGGAACTGAAGGAGGTCAGGATCATCATAGTATCTCTCCCATCCCAGAGATTGCAGCTTGCTCTCGAGGACAGAATACGATGTTATGACTTCATTACTTGCCAGATGGACGAGCACTTTGCGACGAGAACTAGAACCTTGATACTCACCAGGATTCTCCACCAGACGGACAACACCATTGCTGAAAACCCACACCCCCGACATTTTTAAAGTAGATATATGTTGTTCGGGAGAGTTATGCGTAAATGCTCAAGAAAGAGGTGGCTAGCTTGGATATGAACTCAAGAAAGAGGTTAGCGGGGTTTATATAGAGGTTGCTGGATGGCATGATACGCTACGCTAACTTGATAGTATTATGGTGGTGATATCACATGGATTGAGGGTTCCATCGCTTGATTACTGAAGTGTCTTGGAAAGTTCACTTCAATACATAGTCATAACACTGTAAATTAAGAATATCTTTTAGTGACTTTAACCAATTTTGCTTTTAAAAACTAATGGTGATTATATATGATTCAACTACACATGACTCGAA
It contains:
- the LOC113764940 gene encoding flowering-promoting factor 1-like gives rise to the protein MSGVWVFSNGVVRLVENPGEYQGSSSRRKVLVHLASNEVITSYSVLESKLQSLGWERYYDDPDLLQFHKRSTIDLISLPKDFRKFKSMHMYDIVVKNRDEFEVRDMQ